In one Pseudomonas sp. 31-12 genomic region, the following are encoded:
- a CDS encoding DJ-1/PfpI family protein — translation MAAKKILMLVGDYVEDYEVMVPFQALLMVGHKVHAVCPDKSAGQTVRTAIHDFEGDQTYSEKPGHLFALNFDFAKVAESDYDALLIPGGRAPEYLRLNEKVLELVRAFDKAGKPIAAVCHGAQLLAAAGILEGRECSAYPACAPEVRLAGGTFIDIPVTEGHVQGNLATAPAWPAHPSWLAGFLGLLGTKITL, via the coding sequence ATGGCTGCCAAGAAAATTCTGATGCTGGTCGGCGATTACGTCGAAGACTACGAAGTGATGGTGCCGTTCCAGGCGCTGCTGATGGTCGGCCACAAGGTACACGCCGTTTGCCCGGATAAATCCGCCGGCCAGACAGTACGCACAGCCATTCACGACTTCGAAGGCGATCAGACCTACAGCGAAAAACCCGGCCACCTGTTTGCCCTGAACTTCGACTTCGCCAAGGTCGCTGAATCCGACTACGACGCGCTGCTGATCCCCGGCGGTCGGGCGCCGGAATACCTGCGCCTGAACGAAAAAGTCCTGGAACTGGTGCGGGCGTTCGACAAGGCCGGCAAGCCGATCGCTGCCGTGTGCCACGGCGCGCAATTGCTGGCGGCCGCGGGGATTCTCGAAGGTCGCGAGTGCAGCGCTTATCCTGCCTGCGCGCCGGAAGTGCGTCTGGCCGGCGGTACGTTCATCGATATCCCGGTGACGGAAGGTCACGTACAAGGCAATCTGGCCACTGCCCCGGCCTGGCCGGCGCATCCGAGCTGGCTCGCCGGTTTCCTCGGGTTGCTGGGCACCAAAATCACGCTGTAA
- a CDS encoding SAM-dependent methyltransferase has translation MSATATPASLAPDHHAQFIDLLQTSLDANGFIKLVLAKYVGTETDLQRLIIKQLTVKDQPCLSFVYRYKTRDITKNLPLAEGVATITALLPASFKNAHLLSLTDEAQLEYSKKGKSSLFKSKPQQLREVPSAEHNREKNRFLDLSRPFLADLGVTNSKHELIPAMSRKWKQINKFIEVFSHALTTSPLALDKPVQVADFGSGKGYLTFAIHDYLRNTLKAEGVVTGVELREEMVSLCNAAAAKLEHPGLVFKCGDVRSVAPSELDVMIALHACDVATDYAIHTGIRSGASIIMCSPCCHKQIRLQIQSPALLKPMLQYGLHLGQQAEMVTDSLRALFLEACGYETKVFEFISLDHTNKNKMILAVKRAEPVDPAQLLVKIQELKDFYHITEHCLETLLRTDGYL, from the coding sequence ATGTCTGCCACCGCCACTCCCGCCAGCCTCGCGCCGGATCACCACGCCCAGTTCATCGACCTGCTGCAAACCAGCCTCGACGCCAACGGCTTCATCAAACTGGTCCTGGCCAAGTACGTCGGCACCGAAACCGATTTGCAGCGGCTGATCATCAAGCAACTGACGGTCAAGGATCAGCCGTGCTTGTCCTTCGTCTACCGCTACAAAACCCGCGACATCACCAAGAACCTGCCGCTTGCCGAGGGCGTCGCGACTATCACCGCGCTGTTGCCGGCCTCGTTCAAAAATGCGCATTTACTGTCGTTGACTGACGAAGCCCAGCTCGAATACAGCAAAAAGGGCAAGTCTTCGCTGTTCAAGAGCAAACCTCAGCAATTGCGTGAAGTGCCGTCTGCCGAACATAACCGTGAGAAAAACCGCTTCCTCGACCTGAGCCGGCCGTTCCTCGCCGACCTCGGTGTGACGAACAGCAAGCACGAGCTGATCCCGGCGATGTCGCGCAAGTGGAAGCAGATCAACAAGTTCATCGAAGTCTTCAGCCATGCGCTGACGACCTCGCCGCTGGCGCTGGACAAACCGGTGCAGGTGGCGGATTTCGGCTCGGGCAAGGGTTACCTGACGTTCGCGATCCACGACTACCTGCGCAACACCTTGAAGGCCGAAGGCGTGGTGACCGGCGTCGAGTTGCGCGAAGAAATGGTCAGCCTGTGCAATGCCGCCGCCGCCAAGCTTGAGCATCCGGGGCTGGTATTCAAGTGCGGTGACGTACGCAGCGTCGCGCCGAGCGAGCTGGACGTGATGATCGCGCTGCACGCCTGCGACGTCGCCACCGACTATGCGATCCACACTGGTATCCGTTCCGGCGCCTCGATCATCATGTGCTCGCCGTGCTGCCACAAACAGATTCGCCTGCAAATCCAGAGCCCGGCGCTGCTCAAGCCGATGCTGCAATACGGTCTGCATCTGGGCCAGCAAGCGGAAATGGTCACCGACAGCTTGCGTGCGCTGTTCCTGGAAGCCTGTGGTTATGAAACCAAAGTGTTCGAGTTCATCTCACTGGACCACACCAACAAGAACAAGATGATCCTGGCGGTCAAACGCGCCGAGCCGGTGGACCCGGCCCAGCTGTTGGTGAAGATTCAGGAACTGAAGGATTTCTACCACATCACCGAACATTGCCTCGAAACCCTGCTGCGGACTGACGGCTACCTCTGA
- the bglX gene encoding beta-glucosidase BglX translates to MKKLCLLGLFVSLASHTVLAATTPAPLENKDAFISNLMKQMTLDEKIGQLRLISIGPEMPREMIRKEIAAGNIGGTFNSITRPENRPMQDAAMRSRLKIPMFFAYDVIHGHRTIFPIPIALASSWDMDAIGLSGRIAAKEAAADSLDITFAPMVDVSRDPRWGRTSEGFGEDTYLVSRIAGVMVRAFQGTGANAADSIMASVKHFALYGAVEGGRDYNVVDMSPVKMYQDYLPPYRAAIDAGAGGVMVALNSINGVPATANTWLMNDLLRKEWGFKGLAVSDHGAIFELIKHGVAADGREAAKLAIKAGIDMSMNDTLYGKELPGLLKAGEIEQKDIDNAVREVLAAKYDMGLFKDPYLRIGKAEDDPADTYAESRLHRAEARDVARRSLVLLKNQGETLPLKKTAKIALVGPLAKAPIDMMGSWAAAGRPAQSVTLFDGMNAAVADKSTLIYARGANITSDKKVLDYLNFLNFDAPEVVDDPRSAQLLIDEAVKAAKEADVVVAAVGESRGMSHESSSRTDLNIPSNQRDLIKALKATGKPLVLVLMNGRPLSILEEKEQADAILETWFSGTEGGNAIADVLFGDYNPSGKLPITFARSVGQIPTYYNHLSIGRPFTPGKPGNYTSQYFDDTTGPLFPFGFGLSYTDFSLSDMALSSTTLNKTGKLDASVMVKNTGKRDGETVVQLYIQDVTGSIIRPVKELKNFQKITLKAGEQKVVHFTITEDDLKFFNAQLKYAAEPGKFNVQIGLDSQDVTQQSFELL, encoded by the coding sequence ATGAAGAAGCTGTGTTTGCTGGGCCTGTTCGTCAGCCTGGCCAGTCATACCGTATTGGCCGCCACGACGCCCGCACCTCTGGAAAACAAGGACGCCTTCATCAGCAACCTGATGAAGCAGATGACCCTCGATGAAAAGATCGGCCAGTTGCGCCTGATCAGCATCGGCCCTGAAATGCCTCGGGAGATGATCCGCAAGGAAATCGCCGCGGGCAACATCGGCGGCACGTTCAACTCGATCACGCGCCCGGAAAACCGTCCGATGCAGGACGCGGCCATGCGCAGCCGGTTGAAGATCCCGATGTTCTTCGCCTATGACGTGATCCACGGTCACCGCACCATTTTCCCGATCCCGATTGCCCTGGCTTCGAGCTGGGACATGGACGCCATCGGCCTGTCCGGGCGCATCGCCGCCAAGGAAGCCGCGGCAGACAGCCTCGACATTACCTTCGCGCCCATGGTCGATGTTTCCCGTGACCCTCGTTGGGGCCGCACCTCCGAAGGCTTCGGCGAAGACACGTACCTGGTGTCGCGCATTGCCGGCGTCATGGTCCGGGCCTTCCAGGGCACCGGCGCGAACGCGGCCGACAGCATCATGGCCAGCGTCAAGCACTTCGCCTTGTACGGCGCGGTCGAGGGCGGTCGCGACTACAACGTCGTCGACATGAGCCCGGTCAAAATGTACCAGGACTACCTGCCACCGTACCGCGCTGCCATCGACGCCGGCGCGGGTGGCGTCATGGTCGCGCTGAACTCGATCAACGGCGTGCCCGCCACCGCCAACACCTGGCTGATGAATGACCTGTTGCGCAAGGAATGGGGCTTCAAGGGCCTGGCAGTCAGCGACCACGGGGCGATTTTCGAGCTGATCAAGCACGGCGTTGCCGCTGACGGTCGCGAAGCCGCGAAGCTGGCGATCAAGGCCGGCATCGACATGAGCATGAACGACACCCTGTATGGCAAAGAGCTGCCGGGGCTGTTGAAGGCCGGCGAGATCGAACAAAAAGACATCGATAACGCCGTGCGTGAAGTGCTCGCCGCGAAGTACGACATGGGCCTGTTCAAAGACCCGTACCTGCGCATCGGCAAGGCTGAAGACGATCCGGCCGACACTTACGCCGAAAGCCGTCTGCACCGTGCCGAGGCCCGTGACGTGGCGCGCCGCAGCCTGGTGTTGCTGAAGAACCAGGGCGAAACCCTGCCGTTGAAGAAAACCGCGAAAATCGCCCTGGTCGGTCCGCTGGCCAAGGCGCCGATCGACATGATGGGCAGTTGGGCCGCCGCTGGCCGTCCGGCGCAATCGGTCACGCTGTTCGACGGCATGAACGCCGCCGTGGCAGACAAATCGACGCTGATCTACGCCCGTGGCGCCAACATCACCAGCGACAAGAAAGTCCTGGATTACCTGAACTTCCTCAACTTCGATGCTCCGGAAGTGGTGGATGATCCACGTTCGGCGCAACTGCTGATCGATGAAGCGGTGAAAGCCGCCAAGGAGGCTGATGTGGTCGTTGCAGCGGTCGGCGAATCCCGTGGCATGTCCCACGAATCGTCGAGTCGTACCGACCTCAACATCCCTTCCAACCAGCGCGACCTGATCAAGGCCCTGAAAGCCACTGGCAAACCGCTGGTGCTGGTGTTGATGAACGGCCGTCCGCTGTCGATTCTCGAAGAGAAAGAACAGGCTGACGCGATTCTGGAAACCTGGTTCAGCGGCACCGAAGGCGGCAACGCCATCGCCGACGTGCTGTTCGGCGACTACAACCCGTCGGGCAAACTGCCGATCACCTTCGCGCGTTCGGTGGGCCAGATTCCGACCTACTACAACCACCTGAGCATTGGCCGGCCATTCACGCCGGGCAAACCGGGCAACTACACCTCGCAGTATTTCGATGACACCACCGGCCCGCTGTTCCCGTTTGGTTTCGGCCTGAGCTACACCGATTTCAGCCTGAGCGACATGGCCTTGTCCTCGACCACACTGAACAAGACCGGCAAACTCGACGCCAGCGTGATGGTGAAAAACACCGGCAAGCGTGACGGCGAAACCGTGGTGCAGTTGTACATCCAGGACGTGACCGGCTCGATCATCCGCCCCGTCAAGGAACTGAAGAACTTCCAGAAAATCACGCTGAAGGCTGGCGAACAGAAAGTCGTGCACTTCACAATCACCGAGGACGACCTGAAGTTCTTCAATGCCCAGCTCAAATACGCGGCAGAGCCTGGCAAGTTCAACGTGCAGATCGGCCTGGATTCCCAGGATGTGACGCAGCAGAGCTTTGAGTTGCTGTAA
- a CDS encoding aldolase, with protein MAKTLALPKEQLVKQALTQMQNTLADNTWTDRQKLALTCRILFENGHDSGLAGQITARGPQPGTYYTQQLGLGFDEITASNLLLVNEDLEVLEGHGMPNPANRFHSWVYRARPDVNCIIHTHPTHVAALSMLEVPLQISHMDLCPLYDDCAFLEGWPGVPVGNEEGDLIAGALGDKRAILLSHHGQLSTGTTIEEACVIAQLIERAAKLQLLAMSAGTIKPILPELGREAHDWISKPKRHGAAFNYYARQNLRQHADCLN; from the coding sequence ATGGCCAAGACCTTAGCACTACCCAAGGAGCAACTGGTCAAGCAAGCGTTGACCCAGATGCAAAACACCCTGGCGGATAATACGTGGACCGACCGGCAAAAGCTGGCCCTGACCTGCCGGATACTGTTCGAAAATGGTCACGACTCCGGCCTGGCCGGGCAAATCACCGCCCGTGGTCCCCAACCAGGCACTTACTACACTCAACAACTGGGCTTGGGTTTCGACGAGATCACCGCGAGCAATCTGCTGCTGGTCAACGAAGACCTGGAAGTGCTTGAAGGCCACGGCATGCCCAACCCGGCCAACCGTTTCCACAGTTGGGTGTACCGCGCCCGGCCGGACGTGAACTGCATCATCCACACGCACCCGACTCACGTCGCGGCGCTGTCGATGCTCGAAGTGCCGCTGCAGATTTCCCACATGGACCTCTGCCCGCTCTACGACGATTGCGCGTTCCTCGAAGGCTGGCCGGGTGTGCCGGTAGGCAACGAAGAAGGTGATTTGATCGCCGGCGCACTGGGCGATAAACGGGCCATTCTGCTGTCGCACCACGGCCAGCTGTCCACCGGCACCACCATCGAAGAAGCCTGTGTCATCGCTCAATTGATTGAGCGTGCGGCGAAGCTGCAACTGCTGGCGATGAGTGCCGGGACGATCAAGCCGATCCTGCCGGAACTGGGCCGCGAAGCCCATGACTGGATCTCGAAACCCAAGCGCCACGGCGCCGCGTTCAACTACTACGCCCGGCAGAACCTGCGTCAACACGCCGATTGCCTGAACTGA
- a CDS encoding ribbon-helix-helix domain-containing protein gives MCELYVKADPILYESRSRSLRICGVVTTLRLENQFWDILSEIAEVDGMTTNQLIAKLYEEVMDYRGEVVNFASFLRVSCTRYLSQRRVQAPELSVVRAVVK, from the coding sequence ATGTGCGAGCTCTACGTCAAAGCCGATCCGATTCTCTACGAGTCGCGCTCCCGCTCGCTGCGCATCTGCGGGGTGGTCACCACCCTGCGGCTGGAGAATCAGTTCTGGGACATACTCAGCGAAATCGCCGAAGTCGATGGCATGACCACTAACCAGTTGATCGCCAAGCTGTATGAAGAGGTGATGGACTACCGCGGCGAAGTGGTGAATTTCGCCTCGTTTTTGCGGGTCAGTTGTACGCGGTATTTGAGTCAGCGACGGGTGCAGGCGCCGGAGTTGTCGGTGGTGCGGGCGGTGGTGAAATAG
- a CDS encoding TPM domain-containing protein has protein sequence MALLTEHEQRKVAEAIARVERDTDAELVTVLAARADDYAYIPLLWASLLALVVPGVVHYLTGWLTMHSLLLVQWISFIVLCLVFRIPKVTTHLIPRSVRHWRASNLARRQFLEQNLHHTVGSTGMLIFVCEAERYVEILVDEGISKRLDNKNWDAIVAAFTQQVKQGQTLQGFVTCVEACGELLKVHVPVTHVRNELPNRLVVLG, from the coding sequence ATGGCATTACTGACTGAACACGAACAACGCAAAGTCGCCGAGGCGATTGCCCGGGTCGAGCGCGACACCGACGCCGAACTGGTGACCGTGCTCGCGGCCCGCGCCGACGACTATGCGTACATCCCGCTGCTCTGGGCCAGCCTGCTGGCGCTGGTGGTGCCGGGTGTCGTGCATTACCTGACCGGCTGGCTGACCATGCACAGTTTGCTGCTGGTGCAATGGATCAGTTTCATCGTGCTGTGCCTGGTGTTCCGGATTCCGAAAGTCACCACGCACCTGATCCCGCGCTCGGTGCGTCACTGGCGTGCGTCAAATCTGGCGCGCCGGCAGTTCCTGGAGCAGAACCTGCACCACACGGTGGGCAGCACCGGCATGCTGATTTTCGTCTGCGAAGCCGAGCGCTATGTGGAGATTCTGGTGGATGAAGGGATTTCCAAACGGCTGGACAACAAGAACTGGGACGCGATTGTTGCGGCGTTTACGCAACAGGTGAAACAGGGACAGACGTTGCAGGGGTTTGTGACGTGTGTGGAGGCGTGTGGCGAGTTGCTCAAGGTGCATGTGCCGGTGACGCATGTGAGGAATGAATTGCCGAATCGGTTGGTGGTGTTGGGCTGA
- a CDS encoding DMT family transporter: MSSRENTGMALGLLGVVIFSLTLPFTRIVVQEIHPLLNGLGRALFAAVPAAMLLLWRREKWPTWKQIKGLTLVIAGVILGFPVLSAWAMQTLPASHGALVNGLQPLCVALYAAWLSHERPSKAFWACAALGSALVLGYALISGAGSIQACDLLMLGAIAVGGLGYAEGGRLAKEMGGWQVICWALVLSTPLLIGPVVYLALQHQGEISAKTWWAFGYVSLFSQFIGFFAWYAGLAMGGIARVSQIQLLQIFFTIAFSALFFGEHIEPITWLFAAGVIVTVMLGRKTAIKPHVGAGLLAKGP; the protein is encoded by the coding sequence ATGTCCTCGCGCGAAAACACCGGCATGGCCCTCGGCCTGCTCGGCGTTGTGATCTTCAGCCTCACCCTGCCCTTCACGCGGATCGTCGTGCAGGAAATTCATCCGCTGCTCAACGGCCTGGGCCGGGCGCTGTTTGCAGCGGTGCCGGCGGCGATGTTGTTGCTGTGGCGCCGGGAAAAATGGCCGACCTGGAAACAGATCAAAGGCCTGACACTGGTGATCGCCGGCGTGATCCTTGGCTTCCCGGTGTTGTCGGCCTGGGCCATGCAAACCTTACCGGCGTCTCACGGCGCGTTGGTCAACGGTTTGCAACCGCTGTGCGTCGCGCTATACGCCGCGTGGCTGTCCCATGAGCGACCGTCAAAAGCCTTCTGGGCCTGCGCCGCGCTGGGCAGTGCGCTGGTGTTGGGTTACGCGCTGATCAGCGGGGCCGGCAGCATTCAGGCCTGTGATTTGCTGATGCTCGGCGCTATTGCCGTGGGCGGTCTGGGTTATGCCGAGGGCGGCCGGTTGGCCAAGGAGATGGGCGGCTGGCAGGTGATCTGCTGGGCGCTGGTGTTGTCGACGCCGTTGTTGATCGGGCCTGTGGTGTATTTGGCGCTGCAACATCAGGGCGAAATTTCGGCCAAGACCTGGTGGGCGTTTGGTTACGTTTCGCTGTTTTCACAGTTCATCGGGTTCTTTGCCTGGTACGCCGGGTTGGCCATGGGCGGCATTGCCCGAGTCAGTCAAATCCAACTGTTGCAGATCTTCTTCACCATCGCGTTTTCGGCGTTGTTCTTCGGTGAACACATCGAGCCCATCACCTGGCTGTTTGCGGCCGGGGTGATCGTTACAGTGATGCTCGGACGCAAGACCGCCATCAAACCCCATGTGGGAGCGGGCTTGCTCGCGAAGGGGCCGTAA
- a CDS encoding helix-turn-helix domain-containing protein, which produces MSIRLKLLRKKLGVTLEALAEKSGMTKSYLSKVERGLNTPSIAAALKLAKALNVKVEELFSEDNISLDSYSLVRSDERQSLAANDESPGYAVLAHQVSERSLLPFMIYPPSEFADKTFKEHLGEEFLFVHEGQVEVDFMNERVLLNRGDALHFNAQKPHRIRSVGEVQAQLLVVVHSAEE; this is translated from the coding sequence ATGTCTATCCGTTTGAAATTACTGAGAAAAAAACTTGGTGTGACGCTGGAGGCCTTGGCCGAAAAGTCCGGCATGACCAAGAGCTACCTGTCGAAAGTCGAGCGCGGGCTGAATACGCCGTCGATCGCGGCTGCCCTGAAACTGGCCAAGGCGCTGAACGTGAAGGTCGAGGAGTTGTTCTCCGAAGACAACATCAGCCTCGACAGCTACAGCCTGGTGCGCAGCGACGAACGCCAATCCCTGGCAGCCAACGATGAAAGCCCCGGCTACGCGGTGCTGGCCCATCAGGTCAGCGAGCGCAGCCTGCTGCCGTTCATGATTTACCCGCCGAGCGAATTCGCGGATAAAACCTTCAAGGAACACTTGGGGGAAGAGTTTCTGTTCGTCCACGAAGGGCAGGTGGAAGTGGACTTCATGAACGAGCGCGTGCTGCTCAATCGCGGGGACGCACTGCACTTCAATGCGCAGAAACCGCACCGGATCCGGTCAGTGGGGGAGGTGCAGGCGCAGTTGTTGGTGGTGGTGCATAGCGCCGAAGAATAG
- a CDS encoding LemA family protein: MNVRHHYRSSLQVAALMLLTTLLAGCGINNIPTLDEQAKAAWSQVQNQYQRRADLIPNLVETVKGYAKHEEETLTAVIEARAKATSIQVDASTLDNPEKLKQFQQAQDQLTGALSRLMVVSERYPDLKANQNFLALQSQLEGTENRIAVARRDFILAVQKYNTEIRTFPGRLWHTVMYSDLPIRETFEATSPGAEKAPEVKFQ; the protein is encoded by the coding sequence ATGAATGTACGACACCACTATCGGTCGAGCCTGCAGGTTGCAGCCTTGATGTTGCTCACCACGTTGCTGGCGGGCTGCGGCATCAACAACATTCCGACCCTCGACGAACAGGCCAAGGCCGCCTGGAGCCAGGTGCAGAACCAGTACCAGCGCCGCGCCGACCTGATCCCCAACCTGGTGGAGACCGTCAAGGGTTACGCCAAACACGAAGAAGAAACCCTGACCGCGGTGATCGAAGCCCGGGCCAAGGCGACCTCGATCCAGGTCGATGCCAGCACCCTGGACAACCCGGAAAAACTCAAGCAGTTCCAGCAGGCGCAGGATCAGCTGACCGGTGCCTTGAGCCGTTTGATGGTGGTGTCCGAGCGTTACCCGGACCTCAAGGCCAACCAGAATTTCCTCGCGTTGCAATCGCAGCTCGAAGGCACCGAGAACCGCATCGCCGTGGCGCGTCGCGATTTCATCCTCGCGGTGCAGAAGTACAACACCGAAATCCGCACATTCCCGGGTCGCCTGTGGCACACCGTGATGTACAGCGATTTGCCGATCCGCGAAACCTTCGAGGCCACCAGCCCCGGCGCCGAAAAAGCACCTGAAGTGAAGTTCCAGTAA
- a CDS encoding YegP family protein: MSGWYEVSKSSNGQFKFVLKAANAETILTSELYTTRSAADNGIASVQKNSPLDERYEKKTTKDGHPYFNLKAGNHEIIGSSETYSSAGAMDKGIASVKANGPTTVIKDKTLPVL; this comes from the coding sequence ATGTCCGGATGGTACGAAGTAAGCAAAAGCAGCAACGGTCAGTTCAAGTTTGTACTGAAGGCCGCCAACGCCGAAACCATTCTGACCAGCGAGCTGTACACCACTCGCAGCGCTGCCGACAACGGCATTGCTTCGGTGCAGAAGAACAGCCCGCTGGATGAGCGCTACGAAAAGAAAACCACCAAGGATGGCCATCCTTACTTCAACCTCAAGGCCGGTAACCACGAGATTATCGGTAGCAGCGAGACCTATTCTTCCGCTGGCGCGATGGATAAAGGCATCGCCAGCGTCAAGGCCAACGGGCCAACCACCGTGATCAAGGACAAGACCTTGCCGGTACTGTGA
- a CDS encoding YgcG family protein — MRVLKVGLVLLLWVFTLAAQAELKFPPLTGRVVDNAQMIEPSVREQLTQQLQAHETATGEQLVVVTVPDLQGTDIADFGYQLGRHWGIGQKDKNTGALLIVARDDRKLRIEVGYGLEDRLTDAQSSVIINQVITPAFKTGNFSKGISDGVAAMLVVLGGNSLDEPSTVYEPRGDEGDDFFSRHPGVFVFLVMLFILTIFVCQMLGILPSGGGGGRGSSGGGFGGGGFGGGGGGGGFSGGGGSFGGGGSSGGW, encoded by the coding sequence ATGCGCGTGTTGAAAGTGGGCCTGGTGCTGTTGCTGTGGGTGTTTACCCTGGCAGCCCAGGCCGAGTTGAAGTTTCCGCCACTGACCGGACGGGTGGTCGATAACGCCCAGATGATCGAGCCGTCGGTGCGCGAGCAGCTGACGCAACAACTCCAGGCCCATGAAACAGCCACCGGCGAGCAATTGGTGGTGGTGACGGTGCCGGACCTGCAGGGCACCGACATTGCGGATTTCGGTTATCAACTGGGACGCCACTGGGGCATCGGCCAGAAGGACAAAAACACCGGCGCGCTGCTGATCGTTGCGCGTGATGATCGTAAATTGCGTATCGAAGTCGGTTACGGCCTGGAAGATCGCCTGACCGATGCGCAGAGTTCGGTGATCATCAACCAGGTGATCACGCCAGCGTTCAAGACCGGCAACTTCAGCAAAGGCATCAGCGACGGGGTCGCCGCGATGCTGGTGGTGTTGGGCGGCAATTCGCTGGACGAGCCGTCGACGGTCTATGAGCCGCGCGGGGATGAGGGCGACGATTTCTTTTCGCGTCATCCGGGCGTGTTCGTGTTTCTGGTGATGCTGTTCATCCTGACGATTTTCGTCTGCCAGATGCTCGGGATCCTGCCCAGCGGTGGTGGCGGTGGCCGAGGCAGTTCGGGCGGCGGTTTCGGCGGTGGCGGTTTTGGCGGCGGTGGTGGAGGCGGGGGCTTCAGTGGTGGCGGCGGCAGTTTCGGGGGCGGCGGTTCGTCGGGCGGCTGGTGA
- a CDS encoding dihydrodipicolinate synthase family protein — translation MSTPTIHGIIGYTITPFTANGEGVDLDALGRSIDRLIDGGVHAIAPLGSTGEGAYLSDAEWDQVSEFSIKHVAKRVPTIVSVSDLTTAKAVRRARFAEAHGADVVMVLPTSYWKLSEAEILAHYRAIGESIGVPIMLYNNPATSGTDMSVDLILRIVNTVENVTMVKESTGDIQRMHKLQLLGDGQVPFYNGCNPLALEAFAAGAKGWCTAAPNLIPQLNLDLYEAVLANDLGKARELFYRQLPVLDFILKGGLPATIKAGLRATGLEVGDPRLPVSPLGEAGVNQLQTLLKALR, via the coding sequence ATGTCGACCCCTACCATTCACGGCATCATTGGCTACACCATCACCCCGTTCACCGCCAACGGCGAAGGCGTTGATCTCGACGCGCTCGGGCGTTCCATCGACCGTTTGATCGACGGCGGCGTCCACGCCATCGCCCCGCTGGGCAGCACCGGCGAAGGCGCTTACCTGAGCGACGCGGAGTGGGATCAGGTCAGCGAGTTCAGCATCAAGCATGTGGCCAAGCGCGTACCGACCATCGTCAGCGTGTCCGACCTGACCACCGCCAAAGCCGTGCGTCGTGCGCGTTTCGCCGAAGCCCACGGGGCTGATGTGGTGATGGTGCTGCCGACGTCCTACTGGAAACTCAGCGAAGCGGAAATCCTCGCCCACTACCGCGCCATCGGCGAGAGCATTGGCGTACCGATCATGCTCTACAACAACCCGGCCACCAGCGGCACCGACATGTCGGTGGACCTGATCCTGCGGATCGTCAACACCGTGGAGAACGTGACCATGGTCAAGGAGAGCACCGGCGACATCCAGCGCATGCACAAGCTGCAACTGCTGGGCGACGGTCAGGTGCCGTTCTACAACGGCTGCAATCCGTTGGCGCTGGAAGCGTTTGCGGCGGGTGCGAAAGGCTGGTGCACAGCTGCGCCGAACCTGATTCCGCAGCTCAATCTCGATTTGTATGAAGCGGTTTTGGCCAACGACCTGGGCAAGGCGCGTGAGTTGTTCTATCGCCAGTTGCCGGTGCTGGACTTCATTCTCAAGGGCGGGTTGCCGGCGACGATCAAGGCCGGGCTGCGGGCGACCGGGCTGGAAGTGGGTGATCCGCGGTTGCCGGTATCTCCGCTTGGTGAGGCTGGAGTTAACCAGCTACAAACCTTGTTGAAAGCCTTGCGCTGA